A stretch of the Malus sylvestris chromosome 10, drMalSylv7.2, whole genome shotgun sequence genome encodes the following:
- the LOC126584452 gene encoding protein DOWNY MILDEW RESISTANCE 6-like, whose product MEKLISSWYNGQTLLETYIFPPDARHGNLTTAHSRDNIPMIDLGGAEGGDQTYKIQKILKPSQEFGFLQVVNHGILESLLNDTMGVFRELFDLPEEEKANFYFDDPKKNRRFSTSSGYFDLEDVRFWRYYLRLPCHPLKECLQQGPQQPSRYRYLVGTCSAQVRKVAMKVLELISEGLGLGTAYFRDELCHNVTLTVNHYLPCLDPSLTLGMPKHCDPNLITILLQEGHVNGLQVFKDGEWISVEPISQALVVNIGHQLQIISNGKLKSAEHRAVTSSSHSRTSTAFFIAPSDDCIVEPAEALISASNPQHYKPFQYKEFFINYVMKQGKTEVY is encoded by the exons ATGGAGAAGCTTATTTCAAGCTGGTACAACGGTCAAACCTTGCTTGAGACTTACATATTCCCACCGGATGCAAGACATGGGAATCTTACTACCGCTCATTCGCGAGACAACATTCCAATGATTGACCTAGGTGGAGCAGAAGGCGGTGATCAAACctataaaattcaaaaaatactCAAGCCTAGCCAGGAATTTGGGTTTTTGCAG GTTGTCAACCATGGCATATTAGAAAGTTTGTTGAACGACACGATGGGTGTGTTTAGGGAGTTATTTGACTTGCCTGAAGAAGAGAAGGCAAACTTCTACTTTGACGACCCGAAAAAAAACCGCAGGTTCTCAACCAGCAGTGGATATTTTGATTTGGAAGATGTTCGTTTTTGGCGTTATTACCTACGACTCCCTTGCCATCCTCTAAAGGAATGTTTGCAGCAGGGGCCCCAACAGCCAAGTAGATATAG ATATCTTGTTGGGACATGTTCTGCACAAGTAAGAAAAGTAGCTATGAAAGTTTTGGAGCTAATAAGTGAAGGACTTGGGCTTGGAACTGCATATTTTAGGGATGAACTTTGCCATAATGTGACACTCACAGTTAATCATTACTTGCCTTGCTTGGACCCAAGTTTGACATTAGGTATGCCTAAACATTGTGATCCAAACCTCATAACCATTTTACTTCAAGAAGGTCATGTAAATGGACTTCAAGTTTTCAAAGACGGGGAATGGATCAGTGTGGAGCCTATTTCACAAGCATTGGTGGTTAACATTGGCCATCAGCTACAG ATTATCAGTAATGGGAAGCTGAAAAGTGCTGAACATCGGGCGGTGACGAGTTCAAGCCATTCCAGGACATCTACTGCATTTTTCATCGCGCCTTCAGACGATTGCATTGTAGAACCTGCGGAAGCTCTTATTAGTGCAAGCAATCCACAACACTATAAACCCTTTCAATACAAAGAGTTCTTTATCAACTATGTTATGAAGCAGGGTAAAACCGAAGTTTACTAG
- the LOC126584623 gene encoding uncharacterized protein LOC126584623 codes for MAVAALQAADEYFKESKKACEAFNAAPPLSRNPPLWGTMKYLSEKIPKDASSKVRIKRDLYSHEKIMEIAPTLPNFALALKPEKFQRPPVDPSWNMEHMNKGSNQLRNDKI; via the exons ATGGCTGTAGCTGCTTTGCAAGCAGCAGATGAGTATTTCAAAGAAAGTAAGAAGGCATGCGAAGCATTTAACGCTGCTCCCCCTTTGTCAAG AAATCCACCGCTCTGGGGAACCATGAAGTATCTATCTGAGAAAATTCCAAAAGATGCTTCAAGCAAAGTGCGGATAAAACGTGATCTGTACTCACACGAAAA AATCATGGAGATAGCACCAACATTGCCCAATTTCGCATTGGCCTTGAAACCAGAGAAATTCCAACGTCCTCCAGTAGACCCCTCTTGGAACATGGAGCACATGAATAAGGGCTCCAACCAGCTTAGGAATGACAAAATATAA